Genomic segment of Pseudothermotoga hypogea DSM 11164 = NBRC 106472:
GTCGAGCACCAAATCCTTCTGTCCCCTGCACCAATCGGAAACCAGAACAGAAAATTTGTCTCCATCACACATAAGTGTGAGCTCATAATCTCCGTGGTTTGAAGCAGCCAGCAAATGCACACTTTTCACTTTCACAGCCTCTGGCAGTATGAGTTTTTGGTCTGACACACGAAAGTTGTCCAAGCCGATCGGTTTGAGTAAAAATGATATGCCGTTGATGACTTTCACACCTTCACTGAGTTCTTCCACAGGTAAGTAAGCTCCAACAGCTCCACCAAGGTTGTCGAAATTACCAGGCATTTCGGGAGTGGCTATCCCGTCGTTGTTGAAAACTTCTTCGAGCCGTACGAGCAGAAAGCGATCGATCTTTTCCAAATGAACGTTGAAAACTTGTTCCTTTTTCGCTGCTTGGCGATGAAAATATCTTTCTGGCACAATCTTGAGTTTTTTCGATTCCTCAACTGAGTAAGCCACGGTCCAGGCTTGATTTTCAAGTTCAAAGGACACACCGAAGACTACCGGAATCAAAATGAGCTGATCAACGACACCAGAGCCTTCAAGACTGAGCCTCAAATTCGAAACGGCTTCGATCTGTCCAGCGTAGAAGACCCCATTTCCATCCAACGTTGTGGAAATAGATTTGGGGCCACTCGAAATTGTGCAACGGTTTTTGGCAAACTCCCCCGATACGTAGACATAATACTTCCCCTCAGGAACATCAGTCCATCTCAAATGCGTTCTCGATTCGAACCTGCAAGCAACGTTCGCTCCATAATCACCCGTGACGAATGATATTGGTGAAATGCCTGGGTCTGCTGTTTCCGCTTCCAGTACAAGCATTCCTTTCTGGGCGAAGCTTTCCATCGACGTGGCAAGCTTTTGAAAGAAAATTGGTAAAGAGCTCAGATAGATCATGCTTCTGATGGCACAGATCGTCGATTCCGCACCAGCATTTCTGTTGACGTGCACGTACTCGAGTCCATCGTAACCTTCCCCGTTGGGCCCGTACATTCTTTCGTTCAGTCTATTCGCGCCGAAGTACCAGGCCGCGGTCAGAGCCGAGAGAAAAGCCATGTTTTCGTCCTTCGTTAGTTCGTACGCTTTGGCAGCTGCGACGACCAAAGGCTCGACGGCATACGATAACTCCGGTGTGAGTTTCACATATCTACCCACGTTGTAAATGAAACCACTTGAGGAGAACAAAGGTATTTGCAGCTCAATTGATTCAGTTGCGATGTTCAGTAGGTTTTCCTCCCCCAGTACTTTGTACGATTCGATCAACGCTTCGGCGTAGCGGTTTCCCCAGCCGTTCCAGCGAAACTCTCCTTTTTGAGTGCTGAAGAATCTGCCGAAGATGGGATCATTTTCAACGATGAGGAATTGCAACAACAATTCCACAGATTCTTTAATCTCATCCGTGACGTTCCTGATTTTGTTGTACTCGCACAAACCGAGAATGTAAACCGAAAGTTGATCGGCAAAGATCGGAGGCTTTCTCGATATGGCCTGGTGGGACCTCCGGGCGGCTTCGACGATCTGTTCGTCTCCAGTCTCAACGGCAAGCGCAGCCAAAGCCCAGAATGCCCTCAGAGCCCACCAGGAGGTTGACTTGTAACTCGTTGGACCGTACATGTTGATCGTTCCGTCTCTGTAGGCGAAGTTGTAAAATTCACCGTCTTCGGCCTGCATCTGAATCAAGAAACTCGAGGCGTCTTTTGCCCGGTTCAAATACTCATGATTCTTCGTCAACCGGTAGGCTTCGGTGTAGACCAGCACGGCTCTGGCAACGTCGTCCACGCAGAAATCTCCCTCGTTGATCGCCCCGACTGGTTTGTAATCGCTGTTGAACCTTTCAGCGTAGACCCAGTAACCCTTGACCAGGGAGTTTTTCAAGTTGAACCGTTCGGAGAGTTTTTCGAGATGGTCGAACTTCACAAGGTTCATAGCAAAGATGTGGGAACATAAAATCAGGCAGATCAAAACTGTTTTCATAATGATCACCATGGGGCGGGTAAGGTCCCGCCCCCAGGCTTCACTCACCTACCTTGACAGATCTGAAAGAAGCACTCTTGGTCTCTATCCATTTCACTGCGCTCTCGATGTTCGGTGCCGAGTAAAGGCTGAGGAGTCTCAGGTGGCTGACTGAATCACCAAATTTGTAGCGATTCGGCATGTCCTCAACCTTCATGGAGTAGATTCCGCGTGTGGATTCGTATGCATCGAATTCTCCAGGCATCCACTTGAATATGCCATCGCGGAACTCCAAACTTTCGTAGACCCAAGTGTCCGAATCGAGCCATTTCTTGTAATCCGCATGGACGACTGGTACGAACGGTAGTATCTGCGCTACACCGATCTTGGCGTTCGGCGAATAGTTACTCCTCCATCTCTCCATCGATGCGAATATGTAAGTTGCACCCCACCAAAGGGGTTTCATACTGCTGGTTGCGGGGAAAGCTATGTAAGGTGTTTCGTCGACGTAAATTATCGCATTCCTCATCTTCCAGTATTCCAGTGGTGTTATGTTCAACTGATCGGCCCAGACCAATCTTCTGAAGACTGGAAGAATGTGCAGTGCATCGTCGAAGGCGGGAACAAGAGGTCGCGTAACCATAGTCTGGAGCTTCATCATGTCTGCGTAACTTTCGAATTTGAACGTGTTGTTCACCAAGATATCGCCGTTTGCGAAGACATATACCAACAGGATCTGGTTCAAACCGTGAAACCTTTCAGATTTCAAGTGCGCGTGGATGCCAACCGCGACCGGACCAGGTTTGAAAACGTTGACCGATACTATCCTGAAACTTCCCGTGGTCTCCTCATGATGATTTCCAAGTTTTCCATCGACCCAGTAAGTGCTCTCAGGCCAACCACTCACCCGGGCGATACCGATCTCGTCGAGCAGTAGTTTTTCTACACCTTTGAAAGCAATCACTTGTGCCAGACCGTGCTTATTTGCGCGCAACTTCAATGAGCCATCTTTCGAGGTGATGGTCCAGCCATCATCAGTCTTTGTTGTGTCAAACTTGGGTTCGAACTTGGGAACTTCGATGTTTTCATCTGCATCTGGTATGACGATTTCTCCTTGATCTTTGAGCAGAAAGACCAGATAGTCTCCTGCAGAAATTCTACCGTTGCCGTCGGCGTCGTCAATCTGGAAGGGCACGTGAGCGTTTCCCGAGACCACATGCAGTGCCGACCAGTCCGCATCGAAGTCTTCTGGCACCAGGCTCAAGAGGTCACTCATTTTGATCACGATCGGAACTTCAACCTCACCGGCTTTAACTGGTATCTTGTAGACTGTGGCTAAGAGCACGAGCGAGAGCGTGAGTAATAACAGAGTGAGTAACCTTCTCATCAAAACACCCCCTTCTGAAAGCGTTTACATATCTAATTATATAACCGTGTTTCGTTTTTTCTAACCCCGTATGAGACCAAGAATCTCATTATGCCGGCGAAACGAACAGTTACGGTGAAAATCCTTTCTTTTTCTTGAAATATCTTCGGTTTTCTCCTTCGATCTGATGTTTCTAAATTTGAACTAAAATCTTGTGATGGTATAATCTTTCTGAAAAGGCTTACATATGGAGGAATTTCACAATGGCGTCCATTGACGATGTGGCAAGGCTTGCGGGAGTTTCCATAGCGACGGTGTCGCGAGTTCTGAACAACAAAGGCTACGTGTCCGAGAAAACCAAACTCAAAGTCTGGGAAGCGGTGAGGGAACTCGGTTATAGACCGCAAATATCTGCCAGGACTTTGGCGAGCAAGAGACTGTTCAAGGT
This window contains:
- a CDS encoding glycoside hydrolase family protein → MKTVLICLILCSHIFAMNLVKFDHLEKLSERFNLKNSLVKGYWVYAERFNSDYKPVGAINEGDFCVDDVARAVLVYTEAYRLTKNHEYLNRAKDASSFLIQMQAEDGEFYNFAYRDGTINMYGPTSYKSTSWWALRAFWALAALAVETGDEQIVEAARRSHQAISRKPPIFADQLSVYILGLCEYNKIRNVTDEIKESVELLLQFLIVENDPIFGRFFSTQKGEFRWNGWGNRYAEALIESYKVLGEENLLNIATESIELQIPLFSSSGFIYNVGRYVKLTPELSYAVEPLVVAAAKAYELTKDENMAFLSALTAAWYFGANRLNERMYGPNGEGYDGLEYVHVNRNAGAESTICAIRSMIYLSSLPIFFQKLATSMESFAQKGMLVLEAETADPGISPISFVTGDYGANVACRFESRTHLRWTDVPEGKYYVYVSGEFAKNRCTISSGPKSISTTLDGNGVFYAGQIEAVSNLRLSLEGSGVVDQLILIPVVFGVSFELENQAWTVAYSVEESKKLKIVPERYFHRQAAKKEQVFNVHLEKIDRFLLVRLEEVFNNDGIATPEMPGNFDNLGGAVGAYLPVEELSEGVKVINGISFLLKPIGLDNFRVSDQKLILPEAVKVKSVHLLAASNHGDYELTLMCDGDKFSVLVSDWCRGQKDLVLDFRYTASGQKEFIKCGLKVHSFELNKSIKEMLVSGNINTHIFAITLELENE